In Vibrio sp. FE10, the following are encoded in one genomic region:
- a CDS encoding GGDEF domain-containing protein translates to MGILEQDIHAQLHQLKVQLEQVRLTQRDTSFKFIREQKVLKRIVTSLSDACVGSNEHLDENLIALREELEKQKDISSMIPKLAVLERMLKQKTLAMDKQNGYLDDSIKHSGETLQRITGLPAQLKRDLRNLLSFSECNGSQKVDHAMKLLSIYERAIKIMANNSRTHFGDTAQSPEQELLSDLSTELQHLITELDFEGESGDLLIDIRAKLLLGVSTQNLLELSLQILKLVIEGTNLERKKSEQFIDQLNASLSSSIKTADQNTDQSQSYFEHRQGLNSELSDLVVKSQSSVDKATDITVLKQSINPLLSEIASLSERLNHAEQKEQALIERMSYGKTQLDSLYEVTQDYRKRLEDQAQRMLLDPLTKVYNRTAFTDRLELEYRRWIRAQHSLRVVLLDIDNFKAINDSFGYTAGDKALKIIARTITKEVGITDTVARFSGEEFVLLLPEQTDEYCHQVIQNIQAQVSRLPFKFRDQQITITLCAASTQFKESDTPEEVLERLNKTLNKAKQRGTNQLISH, encoded by the coding sequence ATGGGCATTCTCGAACAAGACATTCACGCGCAACTCCACCAGCTGAAAGTTCAGTTGGAACAAGTTCGTTTGACACAGAGAGACACCTCGTTCAAGTTTATTAGAGAGCAAAAAGTTCTAAAGCGTATCGTCACATCATTAAGTGACGCGTGTGTTGGAAGTAACGAACACTTAGATGAAAACCTTATTGCCCTGCGGGAAGAGCTAGAAAAGCAAAAAGACATCAGCTCAATGATCCCAAAGTTGGCAGTCTTAGAAAGGATGCTCAAGCAGAAAACGTTGGCTATGGATAAACAGAACGGATATCTGGACGATAGCATTAAGCATAGTGGTGAAACGCTACAACGCATAACTGGTCTTCCAGCGCAGTTGAAACGCGACCTACGAAACTTACTTAGCTTCTCCGAATGCAATGGCAGTCAGAAAGTTGACCACGCCATGAAGCTTCTCAGTATTTATGAGCGTGCCATAAAGATTATGGCGAACAACTCTCGCACTCATTTTGGCGATACGGCTCAATCTCCTGAGCAAGAATTACTTTCGGACCTTTCCACAGAATTACAGCACTTGATCACTGAACTCGACTTCGAGGGTGAATCAGGTGACTTACTTATCGATATTCGAGCAAAGCTACTGCTGGGTGTTTCAACACAAAACCTACTTGAGTTGTCACTTCAGATCCTCAAACTGGTGATTGAAGGCACTAATTTAGAGCGTAAGAAATCCGAACAGTTTATCGACCAGCTCAATGCATCACTCTCTTCGAGTATCAAAACAGCAGACCAAAATACCGATCAAAGCCAAAGCTATTTTGAACACCGCCAAGGCCTTAACTCAGAGTTAAGCGACCTTGTCGTCAAAAGCCAAAGCTCGGTTGATAAAGCCACTGACATTACTGTCTTGAAACAGTCGATCAATCCGCTGCTTAGCGAGATAGCCTCCCTGTCAGAGCGACTCAATCATGCAGAGCAAAAAGAACAAGCTTTGATCGAGAGAATGAGTTACGGAAAAACTCAATTAGACTCTCTCTACGAAGTGACCCAAGACTACAGAAAACGTCTTGAAGATCAGGCTCAGCGTATGCTGCTTGATCCACTCACTAAGGTCTACAATCGCACCGCTTTTACCGATCGCTTGGAGCTTGAGTACCGTCGTTGGATTCGCGCGCAACACTCGCTGCGAGTCGTGCTATTAGACATCGATAATTTTAAAGCCATTAACGATAGCTTTGGTTATACCGCGGGTGATAAAGCACTTAAGATCATCGCAAGAACCATCACCAAAGAAGTCGGTATTACTGATACTGTGGCTCGTTTTTCTGGTGAAGAGTTCGTCTTGTTACTCCCAGAACAAACGGATGAATATTGCCATCAGGTGATTCAAAACATTCAAGCTCAAGTTAGCCGCCTACCTTTTAAATTCCGCGACCAACAGATCACGATTACTCTTTGTGCGGCAAGCACTCAGTTTAAAGAATCTGATACACCGGAAGAAGTGCTAGAGCGATTAAATAAGACGCTGAATAAAGCAAAACAACGTGGTACCAACCAACTCATATCGCACTAA
- the ppnN gene encoding nucleotide 5'-monophosphate nucleosidase PpnN — MITHISPAGSMDLLSQLEVERLKKTASSDLYQLYRNCTLAVLNSGSHTDNSKELLDKYQSFDVEVVRRERGIKLELSNPPEHAFVDGEIIKGIQEHLFSVLRDIVYVNMHLADNQRLNLTNATHITNLVFGILRNAGALTPGIEPNLIVCWGGHSINASEYQYTREVGNELGLRELNICTGCGPGAMEGPMKGAAIGHAKQRYTDHRYLGLTEPSIIAAEPPNPIVNELVIMPDIEKRLEAFVRMAHGIIIFPGGPGTAEELLYILGIMMHPNNVDQPMPIVLTGSKESEAYFRSIDKFIGETLGEEAQKHYEIVIDDPARAAKIMKQAMPDVRSHRKETGDAYSYNWSLHIEPEFQLPFDPTHESMAALDLHMDQKTESLAANLRKAFSGIVAGNVKAEGILEIEKHGPFLIDGDKELMTKMDRLLNDFVEQHRMKLPGGTDYVPCYKIAPSN; from the coding sequence ATGATCACTCATATCAGCCCTGCCGGTAGCATGGATTTACTCTCTCAACTTGAAGTTGAGCGTCTTAAGAAAACCGCGTCTAGTGATCTGTACCAACTGTATCGTAACTGTACGTTAGCGGTACTCAACTCGGGTAGCCACACCGACAATTCCAAAGAGTTGCTCGACAAGTATCAATCGTTTGATGTTGAGGTCGTGCGCCGTGAGCGTGGTATCAAGCTCGAACTGAGCAACCCGCCAGAGCACGCCTTTGTCGACGGTGAAATCATCAAGGGTATCCAAGAGCACCTATTCTCCGTGCTGCGTGACATTGTTTACGTCAACATGCATTTAGCCGATAACCAAAGGCTGAACCTAACCAATGCGACTCACATTACCAACCTCGTGTTTGGTATATTGAGAAACGCTGGAGCACTCACACCCGGCATTGAGCCGAACCTGATTGTGTGTTGGGGTGGTCACTCAATTAATGCCAGTGAATACCAATATACTCGCGAAGTGGGTAATGAATTAGGCCTACGTGAACTGAACATCTGTACCGGTTGTGGACCGGGTGCAATGGAAGGTCCGATGAAAGGCGCGGCGATTGGTCACGCTAAACAGCGTTATACAGACCATCGTTACTTGGGGCTTACCGAGCCCTCAATCATTGCTGCTGAGCCACCAAACCCAATCGTCAACGAACTGGTGATCATGCCAGATATCGAGAAGCGTCTTGAAGCATTCGTTCGTATGGCGCATGGCATCATTATTTTCCCGGGTGGTCCCGGCACTGCCGAAGAGCTGCTGTATATCTTAGGGATCATGATGCACCCAAATAACGTCGACCAACCTATGCCGATTGTATTAACGGGTTCAAAAGAGAGTGAAGCTTACTTCCGTTCGATTGATAAATTTATCGGCGAAACCTTGGGTGAAGAAGCACAAAAACACTATGAGATCGTGATTGATGACCCAGCACGCGCTGCGAAAATAATGAAGCAAGCAATGCCAGATGTGCGCTCTCACCGTAAAGAGACCGGCGATGCTTATAGCTACAACTGGTCGCTGCATATTGAGCCTGAGTTCCAATTGCCATTCGACCCTACCCATGAGTCTATGGCGGCACTCGACCTGCATATGGATCAGAAAACAGAGAGTCTTGCAGCGAATTTACGTAAAGCGTTCTCTGGGATCGTGGCAGGTAACGTCAAAGCCGAAGGCATTCTTGAAATCGAGAAACATGGTCCATTCTTGATTGATGGCGACAAAGAACTGATGACCAAGATGGATCGACTGCTGAATGACTTTGTTGAACAGCATCGAATGAAACTGCCAGGCGGTACGGATTACGTTCCTTGCTATAAGATCGCACCGAGTAACTGA
- the xni gene encoding flap endonuclease Xni yields the protein MSIHLVIIDALNLIRRVHSVQPDPTDITRTITTTARTLNRILNESQPTHIIAVFDHHLQDRGWRAEVLPAYKQNRKPMPEPLMKGLDAIQQAWWELGIDSLLSDGDEADDLVATLAKKVADHGEKVTIISTDKGYCQLLSPTLQIRDYFQHRWLDKPFIEAEFGVKPEQLADYWGLTGVSSSQVPGIPGVGPKAAKEILTTYPDIEAAFLAEDLPKKYRKKFDEHIESARVCKLVSALKTDIDLGFNLQDIRYEAVS from the coding sequence ATGTCTATCCATCTTGTTATTATCGATGCCTTAAACCTCATCCGACGCGTGCACTCTGTTCAGCCGGATCCCACCGATATTACAAGAACCATCACCACAACGGCTCGCACACTAAACCGAATCCTAAACGAATCACAACCCACGCACATCATCGCGGTATTTGATCATCATCTACAAGATCGAGGCTGGCGCGCTGAGGTACTGCCTGCCTATAAGCAAAACCGCAAGCCGATGCCAGAGCCTTTAATGAAAGGGCTCGATGCGATTCAGCAAGCATGGTGGGAACTCGGTATTGATTCATTGCTTTCAGACGGCGATGAGGCAGACGATCTAGTAGCAACACTCGCGAAGAAAGTGGCTGACCACGGTGAAAAGGTCACGATCATTTCTACTGATAAAGGCTATTGCCAACTACTATCACCAACGCTACAGATCCGTGATTACTTCCAACATCGTTGGTTAGATAAGCCCTTCATTGAAGCTGAGTTTGGAGTTAAACCTGAACAACTGGCAGATTACTGGGGATTAACGGGCGTTAGTTCAAGCCAAGTTCCGGGGATCCCAGGAGTTGGCCCAAAAGCTGCCAAAGAGATCCTAACCACGTATCCAGATATTGAAGCGGCATTCTTAGCTGAAGATTTACCGAAAAAGTATCGTAAGAAGTTCGATGAGCATATCGAGTCAGCTCGCGTATGTAAGCTCGTTTCAGCACTCAAAACAGACATCGATTTGGGCTTTAATCTGCAAGATATTCGCTACGAAGCGGTGTCTTAA
- a CDS encoding IS3 family transposase (programmed frameshift), whose amino-acid sequence MTIPNKHHVKRTQRDYTLGFKLQVVDAIEKGDMTYKQAQSIYGIQGRSTVLTWLRKHGKMDWTTNPRKNTMPKSPRANETPAQKIKRLEQELEDERLRCLLLNRVVDILDAEHGMSLRKKYIAKGARSLQKEKKVSLSKACSLLNISRQCVYQREKRETTRQAVLAPVKGMVLEIRRFMPRLGARKLYFLLKPKLIAKGIKLGRDALFNYLREERLLVKPKRSYTKTTNSRHWMKKHPNLLKEVVPSKPEEVLVSDITYVQSNEGVHYLSLVTDAFSRKIMGYEVSNEMKASDVVKALDMTVKTRCYCHATIHHSDRGLQYCSNLYQEKLKKHGITPSMTDGYDCYQNALAERVNGILKQEFLLTQCKDLRELKTLVEESIYTYNEMRPHLSLGMNTPNKMHEKSQQLALLAY is encoded by the exons ATGACCATTCCAAATAAACACCACGTTAAGCGCACTCAGCGTGATTACACACTAGGCTTTAAATTACAGGTTGTAGACGCCATCGAAAAGGGCGACATGACCTATAAACAAGCCCAATCAATTTACGGCATACAAGGTCGTTCGACTGTTCTTACTTGGTTAAGAAAGCATGGCAAAATGGATTGGACTACCAACCCAAGGAAGAACACGATGCCTAAATCACCGAGAGCGAATGAAACGCCTGCCCAAAAAATAAAACGACTTGAACAAGAACTCGAAGATGAACGTCTCAGATGCCTTCTTCTCAATAGGGTTGTTGATATTCTTGATGCTGAGCACGGGATGTCGCTAAGAAAAAAGTATATAGCGAAGG GAGCAAGAAGCCTTCAAAAAGAGAAGAAAGTAAGCTTAAGTAAAGCTTGTTCATTGCTCAATATATCTCGTCAGTGTGTCTATCAGAGAGAAAAGCGTGAGACCACTCGTCAGGCTGTGCTTGCTCCTGTGAAAGGGATGGTGCTTGAGATAAGACGATTCATGCCTCGGCTGGGAGCTCGTAAGCTCTATTTCTTACTGAAGCCGAAGTTGATAGCTAAGGGAATAAAACTTGGCCGTGATGCTTTGTTTAATTACCTCAGAGAAGAGCGCTTACTCGTTAAGCCGAAACGAAGTTACACCAAAACAACGAACAGCAGACACTGGATGAAAAAACATCCGAACTTGCTAAAAGAAGTCGTTCCGTCAAAACCAGAAGAAGTTCTGGTGAGCGACATCACTTATGTTCAGTCAAACGAGGGCGTTCACTACTTGTCATTGGTTACCGATGCCTTCAGCCGTAAAATCATGGGGTATGAAGTTAGCAATGAAATGAAAGCGAGCGATGTTGTGAAGGCTTTAGATATGACGGTAAAAACTCGATGTTATTGTCATGCGACAATCCATCACTCAGATAGAGGGCTTCAGTATTGCTCAAACCTCTATCAAGAGAAACTTAAAAAGCATGGTATAACTCCATCAATGACTGATGGTTATGACTGCTACCAAAACGCGTTAGCTGAGCGGGTCAATGGTATCCTCAAGCAAGAGTTCTTGCTTACTCAGTGCAAAGATCTTCGCGAGTTGAAAACACTTGTTGAAGAGTCAATATATACGTACAACGAAATGAGGCCACATCTCAGCCTAGGTATGAATACGCCAAATAAGATGCATGAAAAAAGCCAGCAACTTGCGTTACTGGCTTACTAA
- a CDS encoding TonB-dependent receptor plug domain-containing protein, producing MKLKALSVAVTVALTSFTALAADETETVVVIGSALDQLVQTEINSDILEKKQASDIKDVLNTMPSVTVDGNARYSRKVFVRGMEDKFSVVTIDGARQEGQLFHHSGDQAIDPAMLKRAEIELGGNSALSGSGAINGSFSYETKDPSDLLKPGESIGARVKTSYQTAYERFATNVAVYAKVNDKLQFMGIANYSEDGDLHIPDQKAVTSKQGELKSGLAKVVFIPNDANEFKLTFNRYSDGGKRQLSGEKAGALYADDEHNYHSLNRDTVTLQHEYDAGSDLVHLKTNVYYNRQYMDRDALIDTAWDKDANGDWIKDGTIAIPDREYNVTTIGGDIRNSSWVGEHELTYGLDGYKAEQWIDAGDGVYQSGSKQGETKKYGMDGGTVTAYGLYVQDMYEFSDFRLTTGLRYDVHKLGGVYTGDFDQLSPKFKGEYQTTDNLKLRLGYGRLFKGASLPETLTMKAASDVDQSDTKAMTGNNYEAGFDYELTSLLAADYAILGFTAYTYNLDNQMHPTKNNSTLANQYDVEVWGVETVLSYQLDALSVYANHSYSDGDQKDLENGKTSHMSKTGIHNFKAGFNYSLNSEFVFGWDSRFVPGNDYTDEDGEQIKRAGFGTHNIWAAYTPTFAKDLEMNLGVDNLFDKKYAEHTGFGISWGSDKYTSYEAGRNFKASIAYSF from the coding sequence ATGAAACTTAAAGCATTATCAGTGGCCGTTACGGTTGCCTTGACTTCATTTACTGCCCTTGCTGCAGACGAAACAGAAACCGTTGTCGTTATCGGTTCCGCTCTTGATCAACTTGTTCAGACAGAAATCAATTCAGATATCCTTGAAAAGAAACAAGCATCGGACATCAAAGATGTTCTGAACACCATGCCTAGCGTAACGGTAGACGGAAACGCACGTTACTCTCGAAAAGTGTTTGTACGTGGTATGGAAGATAAATTTTCCGTAGTGACCATTGATGGTGCTCGTCAAGAAGGTCAGCTATTCCACCACTCAGGCGACCAAGCGATTGATCCTGCGATGCTTAAACGCGCCGAAATTGAACTCGGTGGTAACTCTGCGCTATCTGGCTCAGGTGCGATCAACGGTTCGTTTAGCTACGAGACGAAAGACCCGAGCGACCTTCTTAAGCCAGGTGAAAGTATTGGCGCTCGAGTAAAAACAAGCTACCAAACGGCTTACGAGCGCTTTGCAACTAACGTGGCTGTGTACGCAAAAGTGAACGACAAACTACAGTTCATGGGTATTGCTAACTACTCAGAAGATGGTGACCTGCATATTCCCGATCAGAAAGCGGTAACCTCAAAGCAGGGTGAGCTGAAGTCTGGATTGGCTAAGGTTGTTTTCATCCCAAATGATGCGAACGAATTCAAATTAACGTTCAACCGATACAGTGATGGCGGTAAGCGTCAGCTTTCTGGTGAGAAGGCCGGTGCACTGTATGCTGACGACGAGCACAACTACCACTCTCTAAACCGCGATACTGTGACACTGCAGCACGAATACGATGCAGGCAGTGATTTGGTTCATCTGAAAACTAACGTCTACTACAACCGTCAGTACATGGATCGTGACGCGCTTATTGACACTGCTTGGGACAAAGACGCGAACGGCGATTGGATTAAAGACGGCACAATTGCTATTCCTGATCGTGAATACAACGTGACGACCATTGGTGGTGACATTCGTAATAGCTCTTGGGTTGGTGAGCATGAGCTTACTTACGGCCTTGATGGTTACAAAGCTGAACAATGGATTGATGCCGGCGATGGCGTTTATCAAAGCGGTTCAAAGCAAGGTGAAACCAAGAAGTACGGTATGGATGGCGGCACGGTTACAGCGTACGGCCTTTACGTGCAAGATATGTATGAATTCAGCGATTTCCGTTTAACCACAGGTCTGCGTTACGACGTTCATAAGCTGGGTGGTGTATACACGGGTGATTTCGACCAGCTGTCTCCAAAGTTCAAGGGGGAATACCAAACCACGGACAACCTAAAACTTCGTCTTGGTTACGGTCGTTTGTTTAAAGGTGCATCACTGCCAGAAACGCTAACGATGAAAGCGGCATCCGACGTTGACCAGTCTGATACTAAGGCGATGACAGGTAATAACTACGAAGCGGGTTTTGATTACGAACTGACAAGCTTACTTGCGGCGGATTACGCCATTCTAGGTTTCACAGCTTACACCTACAACCTTGATAATCAAATGCACCCAACCAAGAACAACTCAACATTAGCTAACCAGTATGATGTTGAAGTGTGGGGTGTTGAAACGGTATTAAGCTATCAGCTAGATGCGCTAAGTGTTTATGCTAACCACTCGTACTCCGATGGTGACCAGAAAGATCTAGAAAATGGTAAAACTAGCCATATGAGTAAAACAGGCATTCACAATTTCAAGGCGGGTTTCAACTACAGCCTGAACAGTGAGTTTGTGTTTGGTTGGGACTCTCGCTTTGTTCCTGGTAATGATTACACGGATGAAGATGGTGAACAGATCAAACGTGCAGGCTTCGGCACACACAATATTTGGGCGGCTTACACGCCAACATTTGCTAAGGATCTAGAGATGAACCTTGGTGTTGATAACTTATTCGATAAGAAATACGCAGAGCATACTGGCTTTGGTATCTCTTGGGGTTCAGATAAGTACACCAGCTACGAAGCAGGTCGTAACTTCAAAGCCTCAATCGCTTATAGCTTCTAA